CGAAGTCGAAGTTCTATCAGCGCTGGCTGCGCTACACCAAGACGTTCGGCGAATCCGATGACATTGTGATCGTCGTCGAGTCCAAGCACCCTGAAATCATCAAACAAGCGCTTGACGAAATCGGTTCGCGGTTGAATGCGTACCCCACGCTTTTTAAGAGCGTGCTGTACAAAGTCGAGGCGGGCGCATTGCGTGAAAAGGGCCTGCAGTATTTGCCCCCCGAACTACTTACGCACGGGTTGGAGCGCCTTGACGAGTTTCGACCAATCCTGAGTGGCAACTGGGATCTGGTAACACTGAATGGCGTTGTCACACGCCTTCAAAGTCAGATTGCACGCCTACGCCGTCAACCCGAGGCGCAAACGGAACTGCTGCAACATGCACAAGCCCTCACGAGCAGCCTGTTGGCCACGCTTCGCAACAGCGATGAATTCACCAACCCCTGGCCCGAGATTCTCCAGGTCCCCGACGAGATGGAGGACCAGGAAAAACAGACGAGTTATCTGCTGAACGACGCGGGAACCATGGGGTTCGTCATGGCATCGGCCGTTCAGGACAAGGGCTCATTCGAAGGTCCAACGGCTGCCATCGACATGGTCCGTCAGCAACTGGACGAAACCCGACAGAACTTTCCCAAGGCCAATTTCTTGTTGACCGGCATCTCGGTGCTGGAGAATGACGAGATGCGTCGATCGATGGCCGACTCAACCACGGCATCGATTATTTCTTTTATCGGAGTCGCGGTCCTTTTATTTCTGGGCTTCCGTGGATTCCGTCACCCGATGCTCGGCTTGATCATGCTGGCCGTCGCGATGTCCTGGTCGTTTGGATACACCACACTGGTGATTGGGCATCTCAATATCCTTTCAGTATCGTTCGCCGCGATGCTGATGGGGCTGGGAATCGATTTTGCCGTTCACATTATCTCACGCTATCTCGAACTGCGACACGAGGGGCACGACCTGATCGAAGCCTTGGTCGCAACCTCTGATAGCGTCGGCGTTGGCATCATCACAGGCGCGGTCACCACATCGCTTGCGTTCTTTTGCGCGACACTGACCGATTTTCTGGGCGTGGCGGAATTGGGGATCATTGCTGGCGGGGGCATCATGCTCTGTTCCCTGTCGGCCTTCACCATCCTGCCCGCGCTGCTCGCTGTTGCCGACCGTCGTATCGAACTCAGCGAACTTCCAAGACCGATCCAAGCACGACCTCTTCGTCGCCTGACACGCAATCATCCCGGTTTTGTGTTGACCGCATCGTTGCTTTGCATCGGTGCGATTGGGAGCCAGGCCATTGACTGGTCGGGGCCTGTTCCGCAACTGAAGGTTGTCTATGATCACAACCTGCTGAATCTCCAGGCGGAAGGCCTGGAATCGGTCAAAGCTCAGAAGCAGATCTTTGACTCATCACAACACTCGCTACTGTACGCCCTCTCGATCGCCGACTCGGCGGAAGAGGCGCGTACCCTCAAGCAGAAGTTCGAGCAACTCGATTCGGTGCATCAAGTTCAAGAACTTGCCACGCGTTTGCCAAAAACGCCATCGAGCCAGACGAGTCTGCTGGTGCAGGGATATCATTCGCAGTTATCGACACTGCCTGCCGAACCACCCGAACCACGTCCTGTCAGTCCCGCCGGAATCGGACAACTGATGGAACGACTTTACGACGTGGTGAAGCAGCAGAAAGATCCCGTCTCGCAAGAGATCTCGAAAACGATTGATCAGTTTCTGGACGAACTTGAACAGAAATCAGCGAAGGATCAGGTAACGTTCCTGACCGAGTTCCAGTACCGCATGTCCTACGCACTGCTCGCACAGTTTCAGGCGATCGCCGCCGCTGCGAATCCTGAACCCGTCACCGCCGATGACTTGCCGTCCGAACTTCGTACTCGCTTCGTCAGCGCCGAAGGGAAATGGCTGCTGCAGATCTTCCCCAAAGATCAGATCTGGGACATGGAGCCGCTTGAACGGTTCGTCAATGACGTGCGAACGATCGATCCAGAAGCAACCGGAACGCCGCTTCAGAACTATGAGGCCGCACGCCAAATCAAGCAGAGTTACGAGATCTGCGCCCTGTATGCGTTGGGAGTGATCCTGCTGACATTGCTGGTCGATTTTGCCAGGAAGACAAAACTGCTGGGAATCTTTGTCCCCGCAGTGGCCGTGACCCTGTTCGTGGGTTTTATGATGCAGACCAAGCAGATGGAGCTGAGCCTGGGAATGCTGCTCCTCACGTTGACGGGTTTAGCAATGCTGGCCGCACTGATCCTGGATCGGCGCGCCGTCGGCGACAGCATCCTGGCACTCTTCCCCCCCATGATCGGGATGGGACTGACGTATGGACTGCTGGTGATGTTCGAGATCCCGCTGAATCCGGCCAATCTGATCATCCTGCCCCTGATTCTGGGGATCGGCGTCGACAATGGAGTGCATATCCTGCATGACTTCCATGCGAAGCCAAACGAAGTTTATTCCACTTCGCCCAGCACGATCAACGCCATCATACTCACCTCAACCACCACGATGGTGGGCTTCGGCAGCATGATGGTCTCGGCCCATCGCGGGCTGTATAGCCTAGGATTGGTGCTAACGATCGGCGTTGGTGCTTGCATGTGCGTGTCGCTCGTCATGCTTCCAGCCGTCTTAACGCTGATGTCACGGCACCGTACGACCGCGGCAACAGACTTCGCACCGCTTGAATACCCCGATCTGCTGCCGGTTCCAATGATCGACGAACGCGAAGCCGTCGTGATTCAACGCGAACCATTTGTCATCCACGAACCCATTCAGATCGCCTGATTTCGATCGAGATCACCCAGGCGTTGATCTCGATCGCATGGAATCTCTCACAAGAGTCGAGCACATTTCCACACAACACATTCCTCAAGTGACAACGTAAGTGTCGTCACTTGACATTGCACTTTGAACAACCTGTTTCGCTTGAATCGCGGCGATTTCACGGACGGGCGAACCTCCGCAAGACGCAGCCGAGACGTTGTCAGATCGATTTGTCAGTGTTGAGGACTGGCGGCCGCTTGTCAGAGTTTGCCTAATGAGACCATTCTCTGATCGTACGACCTAGATCGATCCCGTCAGGACCAATTCGGCCCAATCGTTCCAAACGATTGGAAGACTGGTGGCAGCTCTTGAGGTGCCGCCATGCAGGAAGTCGGCCTGATTCCGTTTTGCAGATGTTGAAGCAGACGAAGCATTCCCAATTTTGGAGCTTGGGAACGAGGAAAATCCCGTGTGAACGGGCAAGGACGTTCGACAGGGCGACCTCGCAGGACCTTCCATGATCGCTATGCGATTCGCTTATTTCCCTTGAGCATCGAGACATAGCCGATGATGCCGACCAACGACAACAAGACGACGTACTCGACTGGCCCGATGTGATTCCACCAGTCGATCGCGTATTGCTTATAGAACGAGATGTAATTCTGGCAGGTCTGGATCATGGCATCCTCGGCATCTTGCGGTGGGGGCAGCACGGTTGACCCCATCCGGCATTTCAGAAGAAAGCTTCGACAATCCCGTAAAACCTAGCTCATGATTGAAGGTATTGTGACAAAAACTCCTGTTTCGCGGCGATTTCTGGATACCGTCTGGATTTTCGAGGCACAATTCAACGGGCGAATTGAACAGCTGACAGAAACACGACGGCTGGCAGCCTGATGAAAGCAGAGCAGAGGCACCATGGTCGTCAGACGTTTTTGTATCTGCGAGGATTCCAGCCCCCTGTGACGTCAACAGGCAGCTAACCGGTGGTCGCTGGCATCAAAGTAGCGTCGTACTGGGATAACGCATCCGGTTACCGACCTGATCGAGCAAGGCCAGTTTTCCACCGTACGTTTCGCGCAGGTTTTCTGCGGTAAATGCCTGTTCGACAGGACCGCTTGCCACTAAACGCATGTTTAGAAGCAGGACTTCGTCGAAATACTCGGCAACAGTCTGTAGGTCGTGATGGACAACCAGCGCCGTTTTTCCGGTCGAACGCAGTTCGCGCAGCAATTCGACGATCGCCCGCTCCGTCGCCGCATCGACGCCAGCAAAGGGTTCGTCCATTAGATACAGGTCAGCGTTCTGTACGAGGGCTCGCGCCAGAAACACGCGTTGCTGCTGCCCCCCTGAAAGCTCGCTGATCTGGCGATTCGCGAATTCGCCCAGCCCTACGCGCTCCAAGGCTGCCAAAGCCTGCTGGCGATAGAAACGGGTAACGGGGCGAAACCAGCCAATCGTCCGGTAGAGTCCCATCGTCACGACGTCCAGAGCATTGACGGGAAAGTCCCAGTCGACACTGGTTCGTTGTGGCACATACCCAATCCGCCCGCGTTGCTCGTGGTACGGCTTGCCAAAGAAGCGAATCTCGCCATCCGTCAGCGGAACCAGTTCCAACACAGCCTTGATCAGCGAGCTTTTCCCGGCACCGTTCGGCCCAACGATCGCGACCAGTTTTCCGGCCGGGGCATCGTAATCGATGTCCCATAACACACGTCGCCCCTGATAGGCCACCGTCATGTCGTGAATCGAAAGTGGAGATGTCGAAGAATGATCAGCGGCCATGTTTTCCTGAGCGATTCCACGTCCAAAAGTTACGTGCCGAGATATTGACCGTGCTGTGATCTACCGCGAAACAAGTCGCAATTCGCCCGGAGCATTAATGCCGAGAACAAGTTATTGAAAGAAGACGCTGTTGAGCCGTGAAATAATGGGGACAGGCACGTTACGGAGCCAGTCTGCACTAATGCCGCACGCCCGTTCGCCTGAATTGATGGTCGGAATGATCGCGCGACAATATTGGGATCTTGAATACATCGTTCATCGCCTTGCCACGCGTTGCGACGTTCTTCGACCGCAACGCTTAATTTGCCGCGGAAACCGCGCTCGGGCGGTGCTCCCCCCAATGCAGCAGAAATTCGGGTGGCATTGTGATCTAGCATTCCGATGTAGGTGCCTTCGTACGTCCCTTCACTCCCCATGGCATCGGAATACAGTTCCCCTCCAATGCGGACGGTCACCTTTCGCGATGTGGTTCCTTCGATCACCGCCCGAATGTTCTTCTCGTTCACACTGCTTTCCACGAAAATCGCAGGAAGCTTACGCTGTACGAGAAAGTCGACCAGACGGTTCACGTCCTGGATCCCCGCTTCGGATTCGGTGGTGACACCCTGCACGGAGCGAACTTCAATTCCGTACCGTCTGCCGAAATAACCAAACGCATCGTGCGCCGTCACCAGCACGCGATGTTCGTCAGGAATCGACTTGATCACGGTGGTGATGTATTCGTCTAACTCCACCAGTTCCGCCTGATAGTGCTGCGCATTCTGACGGAACTCGTCCGCATGATCCGGATCGATCTTGACCATCACATCCACGATGACATCGAGACACCGGCTCCAGGCGACGACATCCATCCAGACATGGGGATCATAGTGCCCTTCAAACTCGGGTGGCGAGCGCAGAAAATCTTTCTCCAACCGCTCTGTGACCGCGATCACCGGATGCTCGGGCCGATTGACCTGTTGCAGTGCATCCTGCATCCGGCCTTCAAGCATCAGTCCCGAATAGAAGACAATGTCCGCCTCGTGCAACAGATTGATCACATGCCGCGTCGTCTTAAACAGATGCGGATCGACACCGGTTCCGATCAACGTCTTGACGTTGCCATGCGCCCCCACAACGGAACGTACCAGATCCGCCACCATCCCCGTCGTCGCCACGATCTGAAGAGTTTTCTTGTCGCTTCCCGACGGCACGGATGTCGTCGTTCCACCTGAACCTGAACTCCAGCAACCACTGAGCATCAGCAGTGTCAGACATAACGGCCAAGACCAAAATTGATGTGGCAGCATGGAAACAGGTTCCAACAAAGCAGGGCTCTTGCAGAGCATGGGGAAGAAAGACTGGT
This Schlesneria paludicola DSM 18645 DNA region includes the following protein-coding sequences:
- a CDS encoding metal ABC transporter ATP-binding protein, which codes for MAADHSSTSPLSIHDMTVAYQGRRVLWDIDYDAPAGKLVAIVGPNGAGKSSLIKAVLELVPLTDGEIRFFGKPYHEQRGRIGYVPQRTSVDWDFPVNALDVVTMGLYRTIGWFRPVTRFYRQQALAALERVGLGEFANRQISELSGGQQQRVFLARALVQNADLYLMDEPFAGVDAATERAIVELLRELRSTGKTALVVHHDLQTVAEYFDEVLLLNMRLVASGPVEQAFTAENLRETYGGKLALLDQVGNRMRYPSTTLL
- a CDS encoding MMPL family transporter — protein: MQATSVDSPQRSVLTQLLSKLTELCARNAWATIFLVVLSAAGCVFYTAQNLRFKTDRSDLIDPKSKFYQRWLRYTKTFGESDDIVIVVESKHPEIIKQALDEIGSRLNAYPTLFKSVLYKVEAGALREKGLQYLPPELLTHGLERLDEFRPILSGNWDLVTLNGVVTRLQSQIARLRRQPEAQTELLQHAQALTSSLLATLRNSDEFTNPWPEILQVPDEMEDQEKQTSYLLNDAGTMGFVMASAVQDKGSFEGPTAAIDMVRQQLDETRQNFPKANFLLTGISVLENDEMRRSMADSTTASIISFIGVAVLLFLGFRGFRHPMLGLIMLAVAMSWSFGYTTLVIGHLNILSVSFAAMLMGLGIDFAVHIISRYLELRHEGHDLIEALVATSDSVGVGIITGAVTTSLAFFCATLTDFLGVAELGIIAGGGIMLCSLSAFTILPALLAVADRRIELSELPRPIQARPLRRLTRNHPGFVLTASLLCIGAIGSQAIDWSGPVPQLKVVYDHNLLNLQAEGLESVKAQKQIFDSSQHSLLYALSIADSAEEARTLKQKFEQLDSVHQVQELATRLPKTPSSQTSLLVQGYHSQLSTLPAEPPEPRPVSPAGIGQLMERLYDVVKQQKDPVSQEISKTIDQFLDELEQKSAKDQVTFLTEFQYRMSYALLAQFQAIAAAANPEPVTADDLPSELRTRFVSAEGKWLLQIFPKDQIWDMEPLERFVNDVRTIDPEATGTPLQNYEAARQIKQSYEICALYALGVILLTLLVDFARKTKLLGIFVPAVAVTLFVGFMMQTKQMELSLGMLLLTLTGLAMLAALILDRRAVGDSILALFPPMIGMGLTYGLLVMFEIPLNPANLIILPLILGIGVDNGVHILHDFHAKPNEVYSTSPSTINAIILTSTTTMVGFGSMMVSAHRGLYSLGLVLTIGVGACMCVSLVMLPAVLTLMSRHRTTAATDFAPLEYPDLLPVPMIDEREAVVIQREPFVIHEPIQIA
- a CDS encoding metal ABC transporter solute-binding protein, Zn/Mn family — its product is MLPHQFWSWPLCLTLLMLSGCWSSGSGGTTTSVPSGSDKKTLQIVATTGMVADLVRSVVGAHGNVKTLIGTGVDPHLFKTTRHVINLLHEADIVFYSGLMLEGRMQDALQQVNRPEHPVIAVTERLEKDFLRSPPEFEGHYDPHVWMDVVAWSRCLDVIVDVMVKIDPDHADEFRQNAQHYQAELVELDEYITTVIKSIPDEHRVLVTAHDAFGYFGRRYGIEVRSVQGVTTESEAGIQDVNRLVDFLVQRKLPAIFVESSVNEKNIRAVIEGTTSRKVTVRIGGELYSDAMGSEGTYEGTYIGMLDHNATRISAALGGAPPERGFRGKLSVAVEERRNAWQGDERCIQDPNIVARSFRPSIQANGRAALVQTGSVTCLSPLFHGSTASSFNNLFSALMLRANCDLFRGRSQHGQYLGT